A region of Ferruginibacter albus DNA encodes the following proteins:
- a CDS encoding helix-turn-helix domain-containing protein, producing the protein MANTTPTKIKTISEFHRLSGLPQPEHPLISIVDYSLIKPESKSVLFDFYSISIKRGVHGKMFYGQQQYDFDNGILFFLAPNQVLRVEVDEHAPSNRSGWILLIHPDFFWNTPLAKTIRQYEYFDYSIHEALFLSEKEEATINNIIQNIQQEYHSNIDKFSQNIIISQIETLLNYSERFYQRQFITRKISNHQVLDRLEELLADYFTNDELLSKGLPTVQYIADTLNISSGYLSSLLKVLTGQSTQQHIHNKLIEKAKEKLSTTTLSVSEIAYELGFEHSQSFSKLFKSKTNLSPLEFRQSFN; encoded by the coding sequence ATGGCGAATACAACTCCTACAAAAATCAAAACCATCAGCGAGTTTCATCGCTTGTCGGGCTTACCGCAACCGGAACATCCGTTGATAAGCATTGTAGATTATTCACTGATCAAGCCTGAATCAAAATCGGTGCTATTCGATTTTTATTCTATCTCCATAAAAAGAGGTGTACATGGCAAAATGTTTTATGGTCAACAGCAATATGATTTTGATAACGGTATCCTGTTCTTCTTAGCGCCTAACCAGGTATTAAGAGTAGAAGTAGATGAACATGCGCCCAGTAACCGGTCGGGATGGATATTATTGATTCATCCTGACTTTTTTTGGAATACGCCTTTAGCTAAAACCATCAGGCAATACGAATATTTTGACTACTCTATACATGAGGCATTGTTTCTTTCCGAAAAGGAAGAAGCTACGATCAACAACATTATTCAAAACATACAGCAGGAATATCATAGCAATATTGATAAGTTCAGTCAAAACATTATTATCTCGCAAATAGAAACGCTGTTGAATTATTCAGAGCGCTTTTATCAAAGGCAGTTCATCACCCGGAAAATAAGCAACCACCAGGTGCTTGACCGTTTGGAAGAATTACTTGCTGATTATTTTACTAATGATGAGCTGCTAAGCAAGGGGTTGCCTACCGTTCAATACATTGCCGATACCTTGAACATATCTTCCGGTTATTTAAGCAGCTTATTAAAAGTATTAACCGGGCAAAGCACACAACAGCATATTCACAATAAGCTGATAGAAAAAGCCAAGGAAAAATTATCTACCACTACTTTATCTGTAAGCGAGATCGCTTACGAGCTGGGCTTTGAGCATTCCCAATCTTTTAGCAAATTATTTAAATCAAAAACCAATCTTTCTCCGTTGGAGTTCAGGCAATCGTTCAATTAA
- a CDS encoding DUF1579 domain-containing protein: MKKTMTLVALFIAFCNISSFAQTDAQMKAWQDYMTPSDVHKMIAKCDGTWNEDVTMWMKPGDAPIKNKATAVNQMILGGRYQQTKTTGDMMGMPFEGFSLLGYDNLTKEFTSTWLDNFGTGTMTLKGKWDDKTKSITFKGKMVDPMSGKEVDVKEVLTIVDDNHQKFEMYIVMPTGEFKSMEISSTRA, from the coding sequence ATGAAAAAGACAATGACATTGGTTGCCCTGTTTATCGCATTTTGCAACATAAGCAGCTTTGCACAAACAGATGCACAAATGAAAGCCTGGCAGGATTATATGACTCCGAGTGATGTTCATAAAATGATCGCCAAATGCGATGGTACCTGGAATGAAGACGTAACCATGTGGATGAAACCCGGTGATGCTCCCATTAAAAACAAAGCTACTGCCGTTAACCAAATGATATTGGGTGGACGCTATCAACAGACAAAAACCACTGGCGATATGATGGGTATGCCCTTTGAAGGCTTTAGCTTGTTAGGCTATGATAATTTGACCAAAGAATTCACCAGCACCTGGCTGGATAATTTTGGTACGGGCACTATGACCTTAAAAGGCAAATGGGATGATAAAACAAAAAGCATCACTTTTAAAGGCAAGATGGTTGACCCTATGAGCGGTAAAGAAGTGGATGTTAAAGAAGTATTGACCATTGTTGATGACAACCACCAAAAGTTTGAAATGTATATTGTAATGCCTACAGGTGAGTTTAAGTCGATGGAGATAAGTTCGACGAGAGCATAG
- a CDS encoding UDP-N-acetylmuramate--L-alanine ligase yields MIQSVNDFKNVFFIGVAGTGMSAIAQYLSGIGKNVSGSDRYFTPDTYNETKEKLEAEGIKCFLQNGEGITGDTDLIVVSTAIEDTVPEVQKAKQLNIPILKRSEVLALIAASKKTIAVAGTSGKSTTSAMLFDILEHAGMQPSIISGAGLVSIIKQGKIGNAKVGTGEWLVIEADESDGSIVQYKPEIGLLLNIDKDHQEIDELISLFTTFKNNSKKFIVNRSHALTKDLSQNSEQDFSTNENINAGYIAKAFHQQGFNIQYSINNTLFSINTVGRHNMENALAATAVADQLGVDLKIAAEALKNYEGIYRRHQVLGNKHGVWLIDDYAHNPAKCAASIEACQQVAPKVIAWFQPHGYGPTRFLRADFVKEIAAALRPQDEIWMSEIFYAGGTAVKDISSNDLINDIRALGKNAFFVEDRKDLLETVRSHLTNDCVLLLMGARDPGLEHFAKEVWDKL; encoded by the coding sequence ATGATCCAATCAGTAAATGATTTTAAAAATGTTTTTTTTATCGGTGTTGCCGGAACTGGCATGAGCGCCATAGCTCAATACCTATCGGGTATTGGGAAAAATGTGAGCGGCTCCGACAGGTATTTTACTCCGGACACCTATAATGAAACAAAAGAAAAGTTAGAAGCAGAAGGCATTAAATGTTTTTTACAAAACGGCGAAGGAATAACTGGTGATACTGACTTGATCGTAGTATCTACTGCTATTGAAGATACAGTACCGGAAGTACAAAAAGCAAAGCAATTAAATATCCCGATCTTAAAGCGGTCTGAAGTATTGGCTTTGATCGCTGCAAGTAAGAAAACAATTGCAGTAGCAGGTACCTCCGGCAAAAGCACTACCAGTGCTATGTTGTTTGATATATTAGAGCATGCAGGAATGCAACCGAGCATCATCAGCGGAGCAGGATTGGTGAGTATTATCAAGCAGGGAAAAATAGGCAATGCAAAAGTGGGAACAGGAGAGTGGCTGGTAATTGAAGCAGATGAAAGCGATGGTTCTATTGTGCAATACAAACCTGAAATTGGTTTGTTGTTGAATATAGATAAAGATCACCAGGAAATTGATGAGCTGATATCACTCTTCACTACATTTAAAAATAACAGTAAAAAATTTATCGTTAATCGATCTCATGCATTAACAAAAGATCTTTCTCAAAACAGTGAACAGGATTTTTCTACCAATGAAAATATAAACGCAGGTTATATTGCTAAAGCGTTTCATCAACAGGGATTCAACATTCAATATTCGATCAACAATACTCTATTTTCAATTAATACGGTTGGGCGCCATAATATGGAAAATGCGTTGGCAGCAACTGCGGTTGCTGATCAATTAGGTGTTGATCTGAAAATTGCGGCAGAAGCATTAAAAAATTATGAAGGCATTTATCGTCGTCACCAGGTTTTAGGAAACAAGCACGGCGTTTGGCTGATCGATGACTATGCACATAATCCTGCAAAATGCGCCGCATCAATTGAGGCTTGCCAACAGGTAGCACCAAAAGTTATTGCTTGGTTTCAACCGCACGGTTATGGACCAACACGTTTTTTACGTGCTGATTTTGTAAAAGAAATAGCTGCTGCATTGCGTCCTCAGGATGAAATATGGATGAGTGAGATCTTTTATGCCGGTGGTACTGCTGTAAAAGATATCTCTTCCAATGATCTGATCAATGATATTAGAGCGCTTGGTAAAAATGCTTTCTTTGTAGAAGATAGAAAAGACCTTTTAGAAACAGTTCGTTCACATCTTACCAATGATTGTGTATTGTTATTAATGGGCGCAAGAGACCCGGGCTTGGAACATTTTGCAAAAGAAGTTTGGGACAAATTGTAG
- a CDS encoding TCR/Tet family MFS transporter, whose product MSTKKNAAVGFIFITLLIDVIGFSIIIPVMPTLISSLKHVNASAASRYGSYLLSAYAVVQFFCAPILGSLSDKYGRRPVLLFSLFGFGIDYLFMAFSPSYGWLFVGRIIAGITGASFSTAGAYIADISTAETRTKNFGMIGAAFGLGFFVGPAIGGLIGKLGDRAPFYVSAALALLNWVYGYFVLPESLKKENRREFSWKRANPVGALQHLIKYPALKGLMVAIAFLNLASWAVQGNWSYYGVYRFHWDKPTIGISISIVGLLIGLVQAGLTRVVNPKLGNEKSIYTGLFFYAIGMFLFGIAPVTWLMFAFLVPYCLGGIAQPALQSIMATHVPPNAQGELQGALTSIMSAMSIIGPLIMNNLFFYFTNENRFHIILPGAPFFLGTIFFVCSAFIAYNTLKHDKHLVHDPISK is encoded by the coding sequence ATGTCTACAAAAAAAAATGCAGCGGTTGGTTTCATCTTTATTACTTTATTAATAGATGTTATCGGTTTTAGTATTATCATCCCGGTAATGCCTACACTGATATCTTCTCTAAAACATGTAAATGCAAGTGCGGCCTCCAGGTACGGGAGCTATCTATTATCTGCTTATGCGGTGGTACAATTTTTTTGTGCGCCTATTTTAGGAAGTCTCAGTGATAAGTATGGTCGTCGTCCCGTTTTACTTTTTTCATTATTCGGTTTTGGAATTGATTATTTGTTTATGGCTTTTTCTCCCAGTTATGGATGGTTATTTGTAGGTAGAATTATTGCAGGGATAACAGGAGCCAGCTTTAGTACAGCAGGCGCTTATATAGCAGATATCAGTACAGCTGAAACAAGAACAAAGAATTTTGGAATGATCGGTGCGGCTTTTGGCTTGGGTTTTTTTGTGGGACCGGCAATTGGCGGACTCATTGGTAAGTTAGGGGATCGTGCGCCATTCTATGTTTCGGCAGCATTGGCATTGTTAAACTGGGTGTATGGTTATTTCGTTTTGCCGGAATCATTAAAAAAAGAAAATCGACGTGAGTTCAGTTGGAAGAGAGCTAACCCGGTCGGTGCTTTACAACATTTAATAAAATATCCTGCACTAAAAGGATTGATGGTGGCTATAGCGTTTTTGAATTTAGCATCATGGGCAGTACAAGGTAACTGGAGCTATTATGGTGTGTATCGTTTTCATTGGGACAAACCAACCATTGGTATCTCTATTAGTATTGTAGGTTTATTGATAGGGTTGGTACAGGCAGGTTTGACAAGAGTAGTAAATCCAAAATTGGGGAATGAGAAAAGCATTTATACCGGTTTGTTTTTCTATGCAATAGGGATGTTTTTATTTGGCATAGCGCCGGTAACCTGGTTAATGTTTGCTTTTTTAGTTCCTTATTGTTTAGGTGGAATAGCACAGCCTGCTTTGCAATCCATCATGGCAACACATGTGCCGCCAAATGCGCAAGGTGAATTGCAGGGAGCTTTAACAAGCATTATGAGTGCCATGTCGATAATTGGACCATTGATAATGAACAACTTGTTCTTTTACTTTACCAATGAAAACAGGTTCCATATTATTTTGCCCGGCGCTCCTTTCTTTTTAGGCACTATATTTTTTGTTTGCAGTGCATTCATTGCTTACAATACATTAAAACACGATAAACATCTTGTGCATGATCCAATCAGTAAATGA